From the genome of Acetomicrobium thermoterrenum DSM 13490, one region includes:
- the rpoD gene encoding RNA polymerase sigma factor RpoD, translating to MNRKDNSKKEKDKDKDKDKDIEKSVKFEGEDRQMERNENIVDQESQELEDMESHEMAELIENIRELLQEGRQKGFITYDDLEKYLPQEALSEADIMDNVYSNLLELGIDVKEEDKLQEIRQGELLPQVSLEELSDIESVSISDPVRMYLREIGKISLLTPEEEVELAKRVEEGEEEAKKKLIEANLRLVVSIAKKYIGRGLSFLDLIQEGNLGLIRAVEKFDYRKGFKFSTYATWWIRQAITRAIADQARTIRIPVHMVETINKLIRVSRQLVQQLGREPTIEEIAQSLGLPPEKVEDIQRIAQEPVSLETPIGEEEDSQLGDFLEDKESPNPEDATAGQLLREQLEEMLGELTEREREVLRLRFGLEDGHAHTLEEVGKRFNVTRERIRQIEAKALRKLRHPSRSKRLRDYLE from the coding sequence ATGAACAGGAAAGACAACAGCAAAAAAGAAAAAGATAAAGATAAAGATAAAGATAAAGATATTGAAAAGTCGGTAAAATTCGAAGGCGAAGACAGACAAATGGAGCGTAACGAGAACATCGTGGATCAGGAGTCACAGGAATTAGAAGACATGGAAAGTCACGAAATGGCAGAATTGATAGAAAATATCCGGGAATTGTTGCAGGAGGGGCGACAAAAGGGCTTTATCACATATGATGACCTTGAAAAATATTTGCCCCAGGAGGCCCTAAGTGAGGCTGATATAATGGACAATGTTTACTCCAATCTCTTGGAATTGGGAATAGATGTCAAAGAAGAAGATAAACTTCAAGAGATCAGGCAGGGCGAACTTCTCCCTCAGGTGAGTCTGGAAGAACTTTCGGACATAGAAAGTGTTTCCATATCCGACCCAGTGAGGATGTATTTGAGAGAAATAGGAAAAATCTCTCTGCTTACTCCGGAAGAAGAGGTGGAGCTGGCGAAACGGGTCGAAGAGGGAGAGGAAGAGGCTAAGAAAAAGCTCATAGAGGCGAACCTGCGTCTCGTTGTAAGTATAGCAAAGAAGTATATAGGAAGAGGCTTGTCATTTCTGGATTTGATCCAGGAGGGCAACCTTGGTTTGATACGGGCTGTAGAGAAGTTCGATTACAGAAAGGGATTCAAATTCAGTACCTATGCTACGTGGTGGATCAGGCAGGCCATTACGAGGGCAATTGCTGACCAGGCGCGCACCATCAGAATTCCCGTGCATATGGTGGAGACCATAAATAAGCTCATTCGAGTTTCTCGGCAGTTGGTACAGCAACTGGGTAGAGAACCGACCATAGAGGAAATAGCACAGTCTTTGGGATTGCCGCCGGAGAAAGTCGAGGACATTCAAAGAATTGCCCAAGAGCCCGTCTCTCTAGAGACGCCTATAGGGGAAGAGGAAGACAGCCAACTGGGAGACTTTTTGGAGGATAAGGAATCTCCCAATCCGGAAGACGCCACGGCGGGTCAATTGTTGCGGGAACAACTGGAAGAGATGCTTGGCGAGCTGACCGAGAGAGAGCGAGAGGTATTGCGCTTGAGATTTGGCCTGGAGGATGGCCATGCCCATACTCTGGAAGAAGTGGGCAAGCGCTTCAACGTTACCAGAGAGCGGATAAGACAAATTGAGGCCAAGGCTTTGCGTAAATTGCGCCACCCCAGCAGGAGCAAAAGGTTGCGAGATTATTTAGAATAA
- a CDS encoding baeRF10 domain-containing protein — MFEDVVKGLLRECEGKPFLMSLYVDCDRAQRSAKEILIDLKNLQKKASEEVKYFYGDANCKQYNETIASIFNELSDELSHGGFSEAKGVSCFADLHGDYRRFIGLPISVENKIKFLDHPFLAPLVEALSPHKLALAAVVEARRATFFRVYASSVDKLMTLEEDVPPKVKSAGWYGLEETRIKRHVEDHVEKHLKNVGATMRALYDEDNYSIILVGGNTNYALVVADLLKEIITGIPVEVLENLGITDQPRAVVDAVANHALQTFVAESSNLIEGLITEHEKGGLAVAGLRGVIHASNLHAIHKLIVDSHKEIAGKRCSSCGALGLDEDLCPLCHGRMEDIEDVIDLLIYKTLCDDGDVRVIGGESPLREYEGVGATLRFSI; from the coding sequence ATGTTCGAAGACGTAGTCAAGGGATTGTTGAGGGAATGCGAAGGGAAGCCCTTTCTTATGTCGCTGTACGTTGATTGCGATAGAGCGCAAAGGTCGGCCAAGGAGATACTGATCGATCTTAAAAATCTTCAAAAAAAGGCCTCTGAGGAGGTGAAATACTTTTACGGAGATGCTAATTGCAAGCAATATAACGAAACCATCGCTTCGATATTTAATGAGTTGAGCGACGAACTATCTCACGGCGGTTTCAGCGAAGCTAAAGGAGTGTCCTGTTTTGCTGACCTGCATGGAGATTATCGTCGATTTATAGGACTTCCCATATCGGTAGAGAATAAAATAAAATTTCTGGACCACCCTTTTTTGGCGCCCCTTGTCGAAGCCCTGTCCCCTCACAAACTCGCCCTCGCTGCGGTCGTTGAGGCCAGAAGGGCTACATTTTTCAGGGTATACGCAAGTTCCGTCGATAAGCTCATGACCTTGGAAGAGGATGTACCTCCCAAGGTTAAATCTGCAGGGTGGTATGGACTCGAAGAGACGAGAATTAAAAGACATGTCGAAGATCACGTGGAAAAACATTTGAAAAACGTCGGGGCAACCATGAGAGCCCTCTACGATGAAGACAATTACTCAATTATATTGGTGGGAGGCAACACTAATTACGCTTTGGTCGTCGCCGATCTTCTTAAAGAGATAATTACCGGAATTCCCGTCGAAGTCTTGGAAAATCTTGGAATTACCGATCAGCCCAGGGCGGTAGTCGATGCTGTTGCCAATCATGCCCTTCAGACCTTTGTAGCCGAGAGTTCGAACTTGATCGAAGGCCTCATAACGGAGCATGAAAAAGGTGGTTTGGCCGTTGCTGGGCTTAGGGGGGTAATTCACGCTTCTAATCTTCATGCCATACATAAGCTCATTGTCGACAGTCATAAGGAGATAGCCGGCAAAAGGTGTTCTTCTTGTGGTGCATTGGGCTTGGATGAGGATCTCTGCCCCTTGTGTCATGGCAGGATGGAAGATATTGAAGACGTAATAGATCTTTTGATTTACAAGACTTTGTGCGATGATGGCGATGTGAGGGTGATTGGGGGCGAGTCTCCTTTAAGGGAGTATGAAGGCGTAGGGGCAACTTTACGCTTCTCAATATAA
- a CDS encoding RNA-binding S4 domain-containing protein: MRIDKYLKISHIVKRRSVAQEMIAAGVVRLNGRPVKASSMVKVGDIVEVAFPRRTLKVSVICNDELLLKKGNRSYEVLEEHVVEHKDIP, encoded by the coding sequence ATGAGGATCGACAAGTATTTAAAGATATCCCATATTGTAAAAAGGCGTTCAGTGGCGCAAGAAATGATTGCGGCAGGAGTGGTAAGGTTAAACGGCAGGCCTGTCAAAGCTTCTTCTATGGTAAAGGTGGGCGACATAGTTGAGGTTGCCTTCCCAAGGAGGACTTTGAAGGTTTCGGTTATATGTAACGATGAGCTATTGTTGAAAAAGGGCAATCGCAGTTACGAAGTATTAGAGGAGCATGTAGTAGAGCACAAGGATATACCTTAA
- the eno gene encoding phosphopyruvate hydratase, producing the protein MGHIVGVNAREILDSRGNPTVEAEVWLDSGLMARAAVPSGASTGKHEAVELRDGDGRYGGKGVRRAVVNVKEKIAPEIIGIDPGEQALIDNIMIELDGTPNKSNLGANAILAVSMAVARLAAMERELPLWRYIGGLGPFLLPTPMMNVINGGAHADNNLDVQEFMIVPHGAESFGEALRMGTEVYHSLKKLLKNKGKNTSVGDEGGFAPDLAGAEEALEVLVEAIAGCGYKPGEDISLALDVAASELYDDGLYRFKGEGKDYNPEQLVEYYLKLCRNYPFVVSIEDGMAEDDFEGWKMLTQALGGEIQLVGDDIFVTNPKRLAVGIEEGMANAVLVKLNQIGTLTETLEVIDMAVRNSYSAIISHRSGETDDPFISDLSVSVGVGQIKTGAPARVDRVAKYNQLLRIAEDLGDLALFAGLKTFRGRKAER; encoded by the coding sequence ATGGGCCACATAGTTGGCGTAAATGCTCGCGAAATTCTTGATTCCAGGGGTAATCCTACTGTTGAAGCAGAGGTTTGGCTGGATAGCGGATTAATGGCAAGGGCAGCAGTCCCCTCCGGTGCCTCTACCGGAAAGCATGAGGCTGTCGAGTTAAGGGACGGAGACGGACGTTACGGGGGTAAGGGCGTTCGCAGAGCCGTAGTCAATGTCAAAGAAAAGATAGCTCCCGAAATAATAGGGATCGATCCTGGCGAACAGGCGCTTATAGATAATATAATGATCGAATTGGATGGTACCCCAAACAAAAGCAACCTGGGAGCGAACGCAATCCTAGCCGTTTCCATGGCTGTGGCGAGGTTGGCAGCTATGGAAAGGGAACTTCCGCTGTGGAGATATATTGGCGGATTGGGCCCCTTCCTTTTGCCCACTCCGATGATGAACGTTATAAACGGAGGAGCTCATGCCGATAACAATCTGGATGTACAGGAATTCATGATAGTGCCCCATGGTGCGGAAAGTTTTGGCGAAGCTCTTAGAATGGGGACGGAGGTTTATCACTCTTTAAAGAAGCTGCTGAAGAACAAAGGTAAAAATACATCCGTAGGCGACGAGGGGGGGTTTGCGCCCGATTTGGCCGGTGCTGAGGAAGCCTTAGAGGTTTTGGTCGAAGCCATTGCCGGCTGCGGGTATAAGCCGGGAGAAGATATTAGTTTAGCATTGGACGTGGCTGCCTCCGAGCTTTACGACGATGGTCTTTATCGCTTTAAGGGGGAGGGAAAGGATTATAACCCCGAACAGTTAGTTGAGTATTACTTGAAATTGTGCCGAAATTATCCCTTCGTCGTGTCCATAGAGGATGGCATGGCGGAAGACGATTTCGAGGGCTGGAAGATGTTGACCCAGGCCCTCGGCGGCGAAATACAGTTGGTGGGCGATGATATATTCGTTACCAATCCAAAGAGGCTTGCTGTGGGTATTGAGGAAGGAATGGCCAATGCAGTGCTCGTAAAGCTCAATCAAATAGGGACATTGACCGAAACTCTCGAAGTAATAGACATGGCAGTCAGGAATTCCTATTCAGCAATAATATCCCACAGATCTGGCGAGACGGACGATCCTTTCATCAGCGATCTGTCAGTTTCCGTTGGCGTGGGACAAATAAAGACAGGGGCACCTGCTCGTGTAGATAGAGTGGCTAAATATAATCAGCTTTTAAGGATCGCAGAAGATTTGGGCGATCTTGCGTTGTTTGCCGGGCTAAAAACCTTTAGAGGAAGGAAGGCAGAGAGATGA
- a CDS encoding redox-sensing transcriptional repressor Rex, with amino-acid sequence MRIAEPTVERLVQYIRYLERCREAGKRVISSQEIGDGLGIKASQVRKDLSYFGEIGKRGVGYNVEKLYGHLNTIFAPPKTWKIAMIGIGNLGEALLGYKAFESDKFRIVALFDIDPAKIGRKIHGIPCYDVVDMPQVLNDEGVEVLIITTPSSAAQDVVDKATESVPIKGILNFAPTTLVVPEHIILYNVDIFVELEKLLFYIKLKEMGGNIWG; translated from the coding sequence ATGAGAATAGCCGAGCCAACAGTTGAGAGATTGGTGCAATATATTCGTTATCTCGAGCGTTGTAGAGAAGCTGGGAAAAGGGTAATTTCTTCCCAAGAGATCGGCGACGGTCTCGGTATCAAGGCAAGCCAAGTCCGAAAAGATCTGTCCTATTTTGGAGAAATAGGGAAAAGAGGCGTAGGCTATAATGTAGAGAAGTTATATGGCCATCTTAATACAATTTTCGCCCCACCGAAGACCTGGAAAATAGCCATGATAGGCATTGGAAACCTGGGGGAGGCTTTGTTGGGCTATAAAGCCTTCGAGAGCGATAAGTTTCGAATTGTTGCGCTATTTGACATAGATCCGGCCAAAATAGGCCGCAAAATACACGGCATTCCCTGTTATGACGTCGTGGATATGCCTCAAGTGTTAAACGATGAAGGCGTAGAAGTTTTAATCATAACCACGCCTTCTTCGGCAGCCCAGGATGTCGTCGATAAGGCGACCGAAAGCGTTCCTATTAAGGGGATACTCAACTTTGCGCCGACCACTTTGGTTGTGCCGGAGCATATTATACTTTACAATGTCGATATATTTGTAGAACTCGAGAAATTGCTTTTTTATATAAAGCTGAAAGAAATGGGAGGAAATATTTGGGGTTAA
- the yajC gene encoding preprotein translocase subunit YajC — MNGQAGLLGMMWPLLLFIVIFYFLLIRPQKKRQKQHQDMLNSIKRGDQVVTAGGIFGTVRDVKDDSFIIEISDGVKIRVLKNAITMKRGGGEAGEATVG; from the coding sequence TTGAACGGACAAGCTGGATTGTTGGGTATGATGTGGCCGCTGTTGCTATTTATTGTGATATTTTATTTTTTACTAATAAGACCGCAAAAGAAGCGCCAAAAGCAGCACCAGGATATGTTAAATTCCATCAAGCGCGGAGATCAGGTCGTCACGGCAGGAGGCATCTTCGGTACGGTGCGAGACGTTAAAGACGATAGCTTCATCATTGAAATCAGCGACGGAGTAAAAATAAGGGTGTTGAAGAATGCCATAACAATGAAACGTGGCGGCGGAGAAGCAGGAGAGGCGACGGTAGGATAA
- the secD gene encoding protein translocase subunit SecD: MPRHERWKIILILVILIASVLAIYPPDEKIKLGLDLKGGVHILLQAKGTPDNPITGDSIERLIAVMRNRIDQYGVAEPVIQREGGDRVVVELPGLDDPEAAIELIGKTAMLEFRPVVDVTPAIPREPERQNYDTDEEYQSALKRWQEYRDQSLSLEEELRARSQSDPSFTVARGEDGRIYLLGPAEVTGKHLTDARVAFDNLGRPVVTLKFNREGTNLFDELSSENIGKQVAILLDGAVISAPVVQERISAGEAQISGRFTTDEAQRLAIMLRAGALPVTVEILETRSIGPTLGADSIRSGVKAGLIGAALIFVFIIIYYSAIGLVADISLVMTILLLLAGLASFKATLTLPGIAGIILTIGMSVDGNILIYERIKEELRSGKTVMASVDAGFRKAFITIIDANLTTLFAAVFLFYYGTGPIRGFAVTLSIGILASVFCAVFVTRVLLRILISKRKKLLFPAFKERS, from the coding sequence TTGCCCAGACATGAACGCTGGAAAATAATACTGATCCTGGTTATTCTGATCGCATCTGTTTTAGCTATATATCCTCCGGACGAAAAAATAAAGCTGGGTTTGGATCTCAAGGGCGGGGTTCATATACTGCTACAGGCCAAGGGAACGCCGGATAACCCGATCACAGGCGATAGCATCGAACGCCTGATAGCCGTGATGAGAAATCGAATCGATCAGTATGGTGTGGCTGAACCCGTCATTCAGCGAGAGGGCGGCGATCGAGTAGTTGTCGAACTGCCCGGACTGGATGACCCCGAAGCCGCCATCGAACTGATCGGGAAGACGGCAATGCTTGAGTTTAGACCTGTAGTGGATGTAACGCCAGCAATACCGAGAGAGCCCGAAAGGCAAAACTACGACACTGATGAGGAATATCAATCTGCATTAAAGAGGTGGCAGGAGTATCGCGATCAATCCCTTTCCCTGGAAGAGGAGTTGCGGGCTCGCAGCCAAAGCGATCCTTCTTTTACGGTTGCAAGGGGAGAGGATGGGAGGATCTATTTATTAGGTCCTGCCGAGGTTACTGGCAAGCATTTGACGGATGCCAGAGTAGCCTTCGATAATTTGGGAAGACCTGTGGTGACTCTCAAATTTAACAGGGAGGGTACGAACCTTTTTGACGAACTTTCCAGCGAAAACATAGGCAAGCAAGTAGCCATCCTCCTCGATGGAGCTGTCATATCTGCGCCTGTGGTACAGGAGAGGATAAGTGCTGGAGAGGCGCAGATCAGCGGCAGGTTTACCACTGACGAAGCCCAAAGACTTGCCATAATGCTTCGAGCAGGAGCATTACCTGTAACGGTAGAGATCCTGGAGACGAGGTCAATAGGGCCTACGTTGGGCGCAGATTCCATCAGATCGGGGGTAAAGGCAGGTCTTATCGGGGCTGCTTTGATCTTCGTATTTATAATCATATATTACTCTGCAATAGGGTTAGTGGCTGATATCTCTTTGGTGATGACCATACTGTTGTTGCTTGCAGGTTTGGCCAGTTTCAAGGCAACCCTAACCTTGCCTGGAATAGCCGGGATAATCCTTACCATTGGTATGTCCGTAGATGGAAATATATTGATATATGAACGAATAAAGGAAGAACTGAGGAGCGGAAAGACCGTCATGGCGTCGGTCGATGCCGGCTTTAGAAAGGCCTTTATCACAATAATTGACGCTAATTTGACTACACTCTTCGCGGCCGTCTTCCTTTTCTATTACGGCACAGGACCAATCAGGGGATTTGCTGTTACCTTGAGCATAGGTATTCTGGCGAGTGTTTTTTGTGCCGTCTTCGTAACCAGGGTTTTGCTGCGAATCCTCATCTCTAAGCGGAAAAAACTATTGTTCCCCGCTTTTAAGGAGAGATCCTAA
- the secF gene encoding protein translocase subunit SecF, translating into MFIKLKSDFNFMKYRKIALGLSLCLIISSLILLATRGLNFGIDFAGGMLFQLEFDSPLSVSEIRTSLERAGFGGAVIQPYSDRGVLIRVKSDREGDQKKVLDSLRSSAGKDFRVLRAEMVGPVVGSQLRKSAALATVFALLAMLAYITIRFRLRFAVGAVIALVHDVIITLGIFSLTFQEISMPFIAGMLTLVGYSINDTIVVFDRVRENLKNPKGMAFVDLFNSSINQVLSRTINTSLTTFFPVLALFLWGGKAISDFSMALLVGIVVGTYSSIYIAGTVVVEWNMRSRGKVLSQGR; encoded by the coding sequence ATGTTCATTAAGTTGAAGTCGGACTTTAATTTTATGAAATACCGAAAAATCGCTCTTGGACTCAGTTTGTGCCTGATAATTTCAAGCCTAATTTTACTGGCGACAAGGGGTTTAAATTTCGGCATAGACTTTGCCGGTGGAATGCTTTTTCAGCTGGAGTTCGATTCTCCCCTATCTGTTTCGGAGATCAGAACTTCTTTGGAGAGGGCCGGTTTCGGTGGGGCTGTCATACAGCCCTATAGCGATAGAGGCGTTTTGATCCGCGTAAAAAGCGACAGGGAGGGTGACCAAAAGAAAGTTTTGGACTCTCTGAGGAGTAGTGCGGGCAAAGACTTCAGGGTGCTGCGGGCAGAAATGGTCGGCCCAGTCGTGGGAAGTCAATTGCGCAAGAGCGCAGCACTTGCGACCGTCTTCGCCCTCCTTGCCATGCTTGCTTACATCACAATAAGGTTTAGGTTGAGGTTTGCGGTAGGCGCAGTCATCGCCCTCGTTCACGACGTGATCATTACGCTGGGCATTTTCAGCTTGACCTTTCAGGAGATATCCATGCCCTTTATTGCCGGCATGCTTACCCTTGTAGGTTATTCCATCAACGATACAATAGTCGTATTTGACAGGGTTAGGGAGAATTTAAAAAACCCCAAGGGGATGGCTTTTGTCGATCTCTTCAACAGCTCGATCAATCAGGTTTTATCGCGGACTATCAATACGTCTTTGACGACCTTTTTCCCCGTCTTGGCTCTTTTTTTGTGGGGCGGTAAAGCTATATCAGATTTCTCAATGGCGCTATTGGTTGGAATTGTAGTTGGCACTTACAGCTCTATATATATAGCAGGAACGGTTGTTGTCGAGTGGAACATGAGGTCGCGCGGTAAAGTCCTGTCGCAGGGGCGTTAA
- a CDS encoding radical SAM protein yields MVMSLTDRLKGMVSIALLNQVVKLVEEGNDEKLASLFDTISRLAPAKFQRETFREMAQMARENHPFVGVFRRVFQELHPNCRKKLIVNLIVNFMVLSRGIRDRKMRELDIHIPNFMVISPTMRCNLKCKGCYAGSYDTSTDLTAGEIDDLITQAKELGMYFFTISGGEPFTRKDLFDIWAKHDDCYFQVYTNGTLITDEVADKLVELGNVAPMISIEGTPEETEYRRGQGMYGKIIETYRRLRRKGVLYGFSATCTRSSASYISSDEFIERMLEEGCKVGWFFQYIPTGLNPDLSYMATPEQRAHLKKKVEEWRSKYPIFLGDFWNDGPYVDGCIAAGFRYLHVISNGDVEPCVFCHFAVDNIREKSLVEVLSSPFFEAIRSRQPYDDDNLLRPCLIIDHPAVLRELVIKYGAHPTHPGADKLLDELASGLDEYARRMKEIYDPIWEERERQKYLKNLEKEDNPDIKGRYEKRCVNCGTKGER; encoded by the coding sequence ATGGTTATGAGTTTAACGGATCGACTAAAGGGAATGGTTTCGATTGCCCTCTTGAACCAGGTCGTCAAGTTGGTGGAAGAGGGCAACGACGAAAAGCTAGCTTCGCTGTTCGATACGATTTCTCGTTTGGCACCGGCAAAATTTCAACGGGAAACTTTCAGGGAAATGGCACAAATGGCCAGAGAAAACCATCCCTTTGTTGGCGTATTTAGAAGGGTATTCCAGGAGCTTCATCCTAACTGTCGAAAGAAGCTCATCGTGAACCTTATAGTTAATTTCATGGTCCTCTCTCGCGGCATAAGAGACAGAAAGATGAGAGAGCTTGATATACACATACCCAATTTTATGGTGATCAGCCCGACTATGAGGTGTAATCTGAAATGCAAAGGTTGTTACGCCGGATCCTATGACACGTCGACCGATTTGACTGCCGGGGAAATTGATGACCTGATAACGCAGGCCAAGGAATTGGGAATGTACTTCTTCACTATATCCGGAGGAGAGCCCTTTACGAGGAAGGACCTTTTTGATATATGGGCAAAGCATGATGACTGCTATTTTCAAGTATATACCAACGGGACGTTGATTACGGATGAGGTTGCAGATAAATTGGTGGAGCTCGGGAATGTGGCCCCTATGATCTCCATCGAAGGAACGCCGGAGGAGACAGAATACAGACGAGGTCAGGGAATGTACGGCAAGATCATAGAGACCTACAGAAGGCTTAGGAGGAAGGGTGTACTTTACGGCTTCAGTGCGACATGTACACGTTCCAGCGCTTCTTATATTTCCAGCGACGAGTTCATCGAGCGCATGCTCGAAGAGGGTTGTAAGGTTGGTTGGTTCTTCCAATATATCCCAACCGGTCTCAATCCGGATCTCTCTTATATGGCAACACCAGAGCAGCGAGCTCACCTTAAGAAAAAAGTTGAAGAGTGGAGATCGAAGTACCCCATATTTTTGGGCGACTTCTGGAACGACGGCCCCTATGTCGATGGCTGCATTGCCGCCGGTTTTCGTTACCTGCACGTGATATCTAACGGGGATGTCGAGCCCTGCGTATTCTGTCATTTTGCCGTAGACAACATAAGGGAGAAAAGCCTCGTTGAGGTGCTGTCTAGTCCTTTCTTCGAGGCGATACGTTCGAGGCAACCTTACGATGATGATAATTTACTCAGACCATGCCTTATCATAGACCACCCGGCAGTGCTGAGGGAATTGGTCATAAAGTACGGAGCACATCCCACGCATCCCGGGGCCGACAAGCTTCTCGATGAGCTTGCTTCTGGATTGGACGAATATGCCAGAAGGATGAAGGAGATTTACGATCCGATTTGGGAGGAAAGAGAACGCCAAAAGTACCTTAAAAACCTTGAAAAGGAGGATAACCCCGATATTAAGGGAAGGTATGAGAAAAGATGCGTTAATTGCGGCACAAAGGGCGAGAGGTAA
- a CDS encoding LapA family protein yields MKSYVVALALGMLLAAFYAVQNSGTVIVKFLTWQWSLHQGIWEVLVFAAGAVLMWITSLFAQLEYKNRYKSDTKELKRRIAELEDEKRSLLNALQREGNAGSREVFPQGEYAANEGVEAEK; encoded by the coding sequence ATGAAAAGTTATGTTGTGGCTCTTGCACTTGGAATGTTGTTGGCAGCCTTCTACGCTGTCCAAAATAGCGGAACCGTGATCGTAAAATTTCTGACGTGGCAATGGTCTCTTCATCAAGGCATATGGGAAGTGTTGGTCTTTGCTGCCGGTGCCGTTTTGATGTGGATAACTTCTTTATTTGCTCAGTTAGAATATAAGAACAGATACAAAAGCGACACAAAAGAGCTTAAAAGGCGCATTGCAGAACTGGAAGACGAAAAGCGGTCCCTTTTGAACGCCCTGCAACGAGAAGGCAATGCCGGTTCGCGAGAGGTCTTCCCCCAGGGAGAATACGCTGCAAATGAAGGGGTAGAAGCTGAGAAGTGA
- a CDS encoding single-stranded-DNA-specific exonuclease RecJ produces the protein MVDSLQCHELTALTLRIKYGDRLDISKARAWLRPSLNSLLANLFLCEGGEAVFPTLRALPKGSKVALYGDYDVDGVASALLASEFAREKGWHVRYYLPHRLKDGYGLNPNVVKVIARMGFDLLIVTDCGSKNEKEIALALDMGLKVAVFDHHLVDKICHRECIINPHIGGDEEARKLSAAGVLWCWLWQSGLVSQDWLLDRLDIVSLSVVGDSMPLGLLNRALVREGLKRLETTQRPGLRYLFDKLSIIYPIDENQLAMKLNPCLNSAGRISLAETALKALEHSRESIKAALELVNLNYQRKKLSGELYNQATTGLRDGRFKFVVDSAHWPLGLLSSVASRLCYEFNRPIVLAAQHGGNVRASLRVPEGLNAIEVLEKISSHLKSWGGHKGAAGFSVDAKGWHEVKKKLEESLSKCCLLESVSEYEDAISFEPKMWDLHLWERFRELAPFGEGNEMPYFFISHQFDDVMKPLRGGSHYRLLTRSGEVLIFNFSEAEKYKGRIKGWLYRPFVDAFGGKLKLSMKAEKAVI, from the coding sequence TTGGTAGACTCGTTGCAGTGTCATGAGCTAACGGCCTTAACTTTGCGAATTAAATATGGTGACCGCCTGGATATCTCAAAGGCTCGGGCATGGTTGCGCCCGAGCCTAAATTCGTTATTGGCTAATCTTTTCCTTTGTGAGGGAGGGGAGGCAGTTTTTCCAACTTTAAGAGCACTGCCAAAGGGCAGCAAGGTTGCTCTTTACGGGGACTACGATGTGGATGGGGTGGCCTCTGCATTGCTTGCCAGCGAATTTGCCCGTGAAAAGGGATGGCATGTTCGATATTATCTCCCCCATAGGCTAAAAGACGGATATGGTTTAAATCCTAATGTCGTTAAAGTAATAGCGCGTATGGGTTTTGATCTTCTGATCGTTACCGACTGCGGAAGCAAAAATGAGAAGGAAATCGCTCTTGCCCTCGATATGGGATTGAAAGTGGCGGTGTTCGATCATCATCTTGTTGACAAAATTTGCCATCGTGAATGTATAATTAATCCTCACATAGGGGGAGATGAAGAAGCGAGGAAGCTGTCTGCCGCAGGAGTTTTGTGGTGTTGGCTGTGGCAAAGCGGCCTTGTGTCGCAGGATTGGTTGTTGGACAGATTGGATATAGTCTCCCTATCAGTAGTTGGCGATTCAATGCCCCTTGGCCTGCTGAATAGAGCCCTCGTGAGGGAAGGTCTTAAACGGTTAGAGACGACTCAAAGGCCGGGCTTGAGATATCTATTCGACAAACTTTCTATAATATATCCTATCGATGAAAATCAGTTAGCGATGAAGCTAAATCCATGTTTAAATTCGGCAGGAAGGATTTCCCTTGCAGAGACGGCTCTGAAGGCGCTCGAACATTCCAGGGAGAGCATCAAGGCTGCCCTGGAACTTGTGAATTTAAACTATCAGCGCAAAAAGCTGAGCGGCGAGCTGTACAACCAGGCTACTACGGGATTGCGTGATGGGCGTTTCAAATTCGTTGTGGATTCAGCTCATTGGCCTTTAGGGCTTTTGAGCAGTGTGGCGAGCAGATTGTGCTATGAGTTCAACAGGCCTATAGTTTTGGCTGCGCAGCACGGCGGAAATGTGAGAGCTTCTTTGAGGGTGCCGGAGGGTTTAAACGCTATAGAAGTATTGGAAAAGATATCCTCCCATTTAAAGAGTTGGGGAGGCCATAAGGGTGCGGCAGGCTTCAGTGTCGATGCGAAAGGATGGCATGAGGTAAAGAAAAAGCTCGAGGAAAGCCTGTCAAAATGCTGTTTACTCGAGAGCGTCTCGGAATACGAGGACGCAATATCGTTTGAGCCTAAGATGTGGGATTTGCATCTATGGGAGCGATTTAGGGAGCTTGCCCCCTTCGGCGAGGGCAACGAGATGCCCTACTTCTTTATAAGCCATCAATTTGATGATGTAATGAAACCTCTAAGAGGAGGGAGTCATTATCGTCTTTTGACAAGAAGTGGCGAAGTATTGATATTTAATTTTAGTGAAGCAGAAAAGTACAAAGGCAGAATCAAAGGGTGGCTGTACCGCCCCTTCGTCGATGCCTTTGGGGGAAAGCTTAAGTTGTCCATGAAAGCAGAAAAAGCAGTCATATGA